In Planktothrix tepida PCC 9214, the genomic window TTAGGCGGAACAGAAGCCACCCATTCTAATAATATGATTGTTCAGACGTTGCAAATGGCGTTAGAAGAATCAGGACTTCCTTTAGGTTGTTTAGAAATTTTGCCTTCTGAACAAAATGCCCCGATTCAACGGTTAGTGACTCAAGATCAATATCTCAATTTAGTCATTCCCTACGGACGCCCCCATTTTGTGCAGCAAGTCGTCAATCAATCTACAGTTCCCGTCCTACGTTCCGCCATGGGAAACTGTTATTTATATTGGTCATCAACGACGAGTGTAGATACGGTGCGATGGATGATATTAGATAGTCATGAAAGTAAACCCGATCCGGTTAATGCCATTGAAAAAGTTTTGATTGATCCCAATCAAAAAAGCTCATCCTTAGTTCGATTATGGAATAACTTAAGGGAAGCCGGATTTCAATTGCGTGGGGATGAAGCCCTGGCTCAAGAATTTACCGAATTAACCGCTTCCGAAACAACGGAATGGTCAAAGCCCTATTTAACACGAACTGTTGCCTTTAAAGTGGTGGAAAACTTAGAAAAAGCGATCGCCTGGATGAATACCTATAGTAGCGGTCACGCTAATTGTTTAGCGACCGAATCTTACTCTGAAAGTCGAAAATTTGCCCAAGATGTCAACAGTGCTTTGACCTTTATTAATGCGTCTCCTCGATTTTCCCGTCACTTAAACCGGGGAGACGCAATCTTTCTGGGGATTTCTAACCAGAAAGGATATCGTCGTGGATTAATTGGTTTAGAAGCCCTAATGACCCTGAAACACGTTGTTCAAGGAAATCGGCAGTTTTAAATGCGTTGAGCTTCAGCATTGGCGGGGGGTAATTTCACTTTTTGGGCTAACCCTAACGCTTGTAACAGCGAAATTGTCATCCAGGTTAAATCAATTTCC contains:
- a CDS encoding glutamate-5-semialdehyde dehydrogenase; the encoded protein is MIIDDFSPLAPDHPLRRAYRASFELAKTKGMDRSRALQLMAKALRSRQNDILEANTLDLEASRDLGLSELITDWLKLTPERLETTVQILERLGQLPDPIGRVMSASYQLEQGQTYYQHIPLGVVALIYEAFPELAAIATGLCLKTANSLVLLGGTEATHSNNMIVQTLQMALEESGLPLGCLEILPSEQNAPIQRLVTQDQYLNLVIPYGRPHFVQQVVNQSTVPVLRSAMGNCYLYWSSTTSVDTVRWMILDSHESKPDPVNAIEKVLIDPNQKSSSLVRLWNNLREAGFQLRGDEALAQEFTELTASETTEWSKPYLTRTVAFKVVENLEKAIAWMNTYSSGHANCLATESYSESRKFAQDVNSALTFINASPRFSRHLNRGDAIFLGISNQKGYRRGLIGLEALMTLKHVVQGNRQF